In one window of Polaromonas naphthalenivorans CJ2 DNA:
- a CDS encoding F0F1 ATP synthase subunit delta, with protein MAELATIARPYADALYKAQGSDLATTALWVDKLAAVAGNAQLLQFADSPKVSVDQVFDVVAGVASNANDPLPEAARNFLRLVIENGRLSALPEIASQFRSLKNAAGGMTDAVVFSAFPMDEQALNDIAAVLEKRFGRKLGIKVELDPSLIGGIRAVVGDEVLDTSVKARLEQMKMALIA; from the coding sequence ATGGCTGAACTTGCAACCATTGCCCGCCCTTATGCAGATGCGCTGTACAAGGCGCAGGGTTCCGATCTGGCCACAACTGCCCTTTGGGTGGACAAACTGGCGGCTGTGGCTGGAAATGCCCAGTTGCTCCAGTTTGCCGACAGTCCGAAGGTCAGCGTGGATCAGGTGTTTGACGTGGTGGCCGGTGTGGCCAGCAATGCAAACGATCCTTTGCCCGAAGCTGCCAGGAACTTCCTGCGCCTCGTGATCGAAAACGGTCGTTTGTCTGCACTGCCCGAGATTGCCAGCCAGTTCCGTTCGCTCAAGAACGCGGCAGGTGGTATGACCGATGCTGTCGTTTTCAGCGCTTTTCCGATGGACGAGCAGGCCTTGAACGACATCGCAGCAGTGCTCGAAAAGCGGTTTGGGCGCAAGCTCGGCATCAAGGTTGAACTTGATCCCTCGCTGATTGGCGGAATTCGCGCGGTCGTGGGTGACGAGGTGCTGGATACTTCGGTAAAAGCCCGTTTGGAACAAATGAAAATGGCGCTGATTGCCTGA
- the atpB gene encoding F0F1 ATP synthase subunit A, whose amino-acid sequence MAAAEHAGTTGPTSGEYIQHHLHHLQKNFSFENVEQHSIVDFSLFNFDSLLYSVLLGVIGCFFLWRAASKATSGVPGRFQAAVEILSELVDNQAKGVIHNAKSRKLVSPLALTVFVWIFLMNAMDMLPVDAIPSLWHDAGPALGFNNFMRVVPTADVSTTLGLSSSVLLVCLVYNIKIKGLGGWAHELIAAPFGDHWFLYPINFLMQMIEFAAKTMSHGMRLFGNMFAGELVFMLIALMGGTWAWQFNPLTGMFWLGFGHVVAGTVWSIFHILVITLQAFIFMMLTLIYVGQAHDSH is encoded by the coding sequence ATGGCTGCTGCTGAACACGCTGGAACAACTGGCCCGACGTCTGGAGAGTACATCCAGCATCACCTGCATCATTTGCAGAAAAATTTCTCTTTTGAGAATGTTGAGCAACACAGCATTGTTGACTTCAGCCTGTTCAATTTCGACTCGCTGCTCTATTCGGTCTTGCTGGGCGTCATTGGCTGCTTCTTTTTGTGGCGCGCCGCCAGCAAGGCAACGTCGGGAGTGCCCGGCCGCTTCCAGGCGGCGGTTGAAATCCTGTCTGAACTGGTGGACAACCAGGCCAAGGGCGTGATTCACAATGCCAAGAGCCGCAAGCTGGTGTCGCCTCTGGCGCTGACCGTGTTTGTCTGGATTTTCCTGATGAACGCCATGGACATGCTGCCGGTCGATGCGATTCCTAGCCTCTGGCATGACGCCGGCCCCGCGCTGGGCTTCAATAATTTCATGCGCGTCGTGCCAACGGCTGACGTGTCAACCACGCTGGGCCTGTCCTCCAGCGTGCTGCTGGTCTGCCTGGTTTACAACATCAAGATCAAGGGTCTTGGCGGCTGGGCGCATGAACTCATTGCCGCGCCTTTCGGCGACCACTGGTTTTTGTACCCGATCAACTTCCTGATGCAAATGATTGAATTTGCCGCCAAGACCATGTCCCATGGCATGCGGTTGTTCGGCAACATGTTTGCCGGTGAACTCGTTTTCATGCTGATCGCCCTGATGGGCGGCACATGGGCCTGGCAGTTCAACCCCCTCACGGGTATGTTCTGGCTGGGATTTGGGCATGTTGTCGCCGGAACCGTGTGGAGTATCTTCCACATCCTGGTGATCACGCTGCAAGCCTTCATCTTCATGATGTTGACGTTGATTTACGTGGGGCAGGCCCACGATTCACACTAA
- the atpE gene encoding F0F1 ATP synthase subunit C, translated as MENILGLVALACGLIVGLGAIGASIGIALMGGKFLEASARQPELMNDLQTKMFILAGLIDAAFLIGVAIALLFAFANPFVLR; from the coding sequence ATGGAAAACATTCTCGGCCTCGTCGCTTTGGCTTGTGGTTTGATCGTCGGTCTCGGTGCTATCGGCGCCTCTATCGGTATCGCCCTGATGGGCGGCAAGTTCCTGGAAGCCTCGGCTCGCCAGCCTGAACTCATGAACGACCTGCAAACCAAAATGTTCATTTTGGCCGGCCTGATTGATGCTGCTTTCCTGATCGGTGTTGCCATTGCCCTGCTGTTCGCATTTGCCAATCCGTTTGTCCTGCGTTAA
- the atpD gene encoding F0F1 ATP synthase subunit beta, whose amino-acid sequence MAQETLVDTSIQGKIVQCIGAVVDVEFARNQMPKIYDALKMEGSSLTLEVQQQLGDGIVRTIALGTSDGLRRGNIVYNTGANITVPVGKATLGRIMDVLGAPIDERGPVDQTLTAPIHRKAPAYDELSPSQELLETGIKVIDLVCPFAKGGKVGLFGGAGVGKTVNMMELINNIAKAHSGLSVFAGVGERTREGNDFYHEMADSGVVNLDKLEDSKVAMVYGQMNEPPGNRLRVALTGLTIAESFRDEGRDVLFFVDNIYRYTLAGTEVSALLGRMPSAVGYQPTLAEEMGRLQERITSTKVGSITSIQAVYVPADDLTDPSPATTFAHLDSTVVLSRDIASLGIYPAVDPLDSTSRQLSPAVVGEDHYNTARAVQGTLQRYKELRDIIAILGMDELAPEDKLAVARARKIQRFLSQPFHVAEVFTGSPGKYVSLAETIRGFKMIVAGECDHLPEQAFYMVGTIDEAFEKAKKM is encoded by the coding sequence ATGGCTCAAGAGACTCTAGTGGACACAAGCATCCAGGGCAAGATTGTTCAGTGTATCGGCGCGGTGGTGGACGTAGAGTTTGCCCGTAACCAGATGCCAAAGATTTATGACGCGCTCAAGATGGAAGGCTCTTCCCTGACGCTTGAAGTCCAGCAGCAACTGGGTGACGGCATTGTGCGTACGATCGCCTTGGGCACGTCCGACGGCCTGCGCCGCGGCAACATCGTGTACAACACCGGCGCCAACATTACCGTTCCCGTGGGCAAGGCCACGCTGGGCCGCATCATGGACGTGCTGGGTGCGCCGATTGACGAGCGCGGCCCGGTTGACCAGACGCTGACCGCTCCGATTCACCGTAAGGCGCCTGCCTATGACGAACTGAGCCCATCGCAAGAGCTGCTCGAAACCGGCATCAAGGTGATTGACTTGGTATGCCCGTTCGCCAAGGGCGGCAAGGTTGGCCTGTTCGGCGGCGCCGGTGTCGGCAAGACCGTGAACATGATGGAGCTGATCAACAACATCGCCAAGGCGCACTCGGGCCTGTCCGTGTTTGCCGGCGTCGGTGAGCGTACCCGCGAAGGCAATGACTTCTATCACGAGATGGCCGATTCCGGCGTCGTGAACCTCGACAAGCTCGAAGACTCCAAAGTCGCCATGGTCTATGGCCAGATGAACGAGCCCCCAGGAAACCGTCTGCGCGTGGCGTTGACCGGCCTGACGATTGCCGAGTCCTTCCGTGACGAAGGCCGCGACGTGCTGTTCTTCGTGGACAACATCTACCGCTACACGCTGGCCGGCACCGAAGTGTCCGCACTGCTGGGCCGCATGCCTTCCGCCGTAGGCTACCAGCCAACGCTGGCCGAAGAAATGGGCCGCCTGCAAGAGCGCATCACTTCGACCAAGGTCGGTTCGATCACCTCCATCCAGGCCGTTTACGTTCCTGCCGATGACTTGACCGATCCATCGCCTGCCACCACCTTTGCCCACCTGGATTCCACCGTGGTGCTGAGCCGTGACATCGCTTCGCTGGGTATTTATCCTGCGGTCGATCCGCTGGACTCGACCAGCCGCCAGCTGTCACCGGCGGTCGTCGGTGAAGACCACTACAACACCGCCCGTGCGGTGCAGGGAACGCTGCAGCGCTACAAGGAATTGCGCGACATTATCGCGATTCTGGGCATGGACGAACTGGCGCCTGAAGACAAGCTGGCCGTGGCCCGCGCCCGTAAAATCCAGCGTTTCCTGTCGCAGCCGTTCCACGTTGCTGAAGTGTTCACCGGCTCGCCCGGCAAGTACGTCAGCCTGGCCGAAACCATTCGCGGCTTCAAGATGATTGTGGCCGGCGAGTGCGACCACTTGCCGGAGCAGGCCTTCTACATGGTCGGCACCATTGACGAAGCCTTCGAAAAAGCCAAGAAGATGTAA
- a CDS encoding CopD family protein: MPALMKFLHVLAAIAWLGGISFMLFALRPAAAELLAAQRLPLIAQTLKRFFSLAWAAIIVLLLTGLAMLLGVGMKNAPAGWHAMLGIGLVMFALFGHLYFGPFRRLQQAVSAANWPEGGRRVGQIATLATVNLGLGVLAIAAIFFMA, translated from the coding sequence ATGCCCGCCCTGATGAAATTCCTGCATGTTCTTGCCGCAATCGCCTGGCTGGGGGGAATCAGTTTCATGCTGTTTGCGCTGCGCCCCGCTGCGGCTGAACTGCTGGCAGCGCAACGGCTGCCGCTGATTGCGCAAACGCTCAAGCGTTTCTTCAGCCTGGCATGGGCCGCCATCATCGTTTTGCTGCTGACCGGCCTGGCGATGCTGCTGGGCGTGGGCATGAAAAACGCACCTGCCGGCTGGCATGCCATGCTGGGTATTGGCCTGGTGATGTTTGCACTTTTCGGCCATCTTTATTTTGGGCCTTTTCGCCGCCTCCAGCAGGCGGTGAGTGCGGCCAACTGGCCTGAAGGCGGCCGGCGCGTCGGGCAGATTGCCACACTGGCCACGGTCAACCTGGGGCTCGGTGTTCTCGCCATTGCCGCCATATTTTTCATGGCTTGA
- a CDS encoding YybH family protein, whose protein sequence is MRKPQAPPGSPENADATEAAFYDALQSGDIEKLMACWSDEDDIVCVHPGGARLLGLAAIRGAFDTMFANGAIRAQPLKVRRLQSLGASMHSLLERIEVLTEDGPRHAYVVATNVYHLTAQGWRMVAHHASPGTLPELQEASQTPFTLH, encoded by the coding sequence ATGCGAAAACCTCAAGCGCCGCCTGGCAGCCCCGAAAACGCCGATGCGACCGAAGCGGCGTTTTACGATGCGCTGCAAAGCGGCGATATCGAAAAACTCATGGCCTGCTGGAGCGATGAAGACGATATCGTGTGCGTGCATCCCGGCGGTGCCCGGCTGCTCGGCCTCGCCGCCATACGCGGCGCGTTTGACACCATGTTCGCCAACGGCGCCATTCGTGCGCAGCCGCTCAAGGTGCGCAGGCTGCAGTCGCTGGGCGCCAGCATGCACAGCTTGCTGGAGCGCATCGAAGTGCTGACCGAAGACGGGCCGCGCCATGCCTATGTCGTCGCCACCAATGTGTACCACCTGACGGCGCAAGGCTGGCGCATGGTGGCGCATCACGCCAGCCCTGGAACCCTGCCCGAGTTGCAGGAAGCGTCGCAAACTCCCTTCACCCTGCACTGA
- a CDS encoding TPM domain-containing protein — protein MTLRIFLQALLLAVWLPLASVAAWAQGVQPVPPLTAHVMDSTGTLTAAQKAALEARLTAFEQSRGAQVVVLMVPTTQPEDIAAYAQRIGDSWKIGRKSIGDGLLLVVAKNDRAVRIETTKALEGAIPDLAASQIIETAITPRFKQGDFAGGLDAGASQIMARITGENLPAPQQGQTHRGSGGGFDWTTLAVFLFFAVPIGGRVLSSVLGRKLGSVATGGAVGVLAWVFTSSLVIGAIAAVVGMVFALISGISGLGGMGRGGRSSGWGGPGGFGGGGFGGGSFGGSRGGGGGGFSSGGGGNFGGGGASGNW, from the coding sequence ATGACTTTGCGTATCTTCTTGCAGGCACTGTTACTGGCGGTATGGCTACCCTTGGCCAGCGTCGCGGCCTGGGCGCAAGGCGTTCAGCCCGTCCCGCCGCTGACCGCGCATGTGATGGACAGCACCGGCACGCTGACGGCGGCGCAAAAGGCCGCGCTGGAAGCCAGGCTGACGGCCTTCGAGCAGTCGCGCGGCGCCCAGGTGGTCGTGCTGATGGTGCCGACCACCCAACCCGAGGACATTGCCGCGTATGCGCAGCGCATCGGCGACAGCTGGAAAATCGGCCGCAAGAGCATTGGCGACGGCCTGCTGCTGGTGGTGGCCAAGAACGACCGCGCCGTTCGCATTGAAACCACCAAGGCGCTCGAAGGCGCCATTCCCGACCTGGCGGCAAGCCAGATCATAGAGACCGCGATCACGCCGCGCTTCAAGCAGGGCGACTTTGCCGGCGGACTGGACGCCGGCGCCAGCCAGATCATGGCGCGCATCACCGGCGAAAACCTGCCGGCGCCGCAGCAGGGACAAACCCATCGCGGCAGCGGCGGCGGATTCGACTGGACGACGCTGGCGGTGTTCCTGTTTTTTGCCGTGCCCATCGGCGGCCGGGTGCTGTCAAGTGTGCTGGGCCGCAAGCTGGGCTCGGTGGCAACTGGCGGCGCGGTGGGCGTGCTGGCCTGGGTGTTCACCAGCAGCCTGGTCATCGGCGCCATTGCCGCAGTGGTCGGCATGGTGTTCGCGCTGATCTCCGGCATCAGCGGCTTGGGCGGCATGGGCCGTGGCGGTCGCTCGTCAGGCTGGGGCGGCCCCGGAGGCTTCGGCGGTGGTGGTTTTGGTGGCGGCAGTTTTGGTGGCAGTCGTGGCGGCGGCGGGGGTGGCTTCAGCAGCGGCGGCGGCGGCAATTTCGGTGGCGGCGGCGCATCGGGCAACTGGTAA
- the atpG gene encoding F0F1 ATP synthase subunit gamma has protein sequence MAAGKEIRGKIKSVENTRKITKAMEMVAASKMRKAQERMRAARPYSDKIRNIAAHLSQANPEYTHPFMESNDAKTTGFIVVTTDKGLCGGLNTNVLRLLTTKLKDMQAAGEDAQAVAIGNKGLGFLNRIGVKVAAHATQLGDKPHLDKLIGPVKVLLDAYSEGKIKAVYLCYTRFINTMKQESVVEQLLPLTADRMQPDKTEHSWDYIYEPDAQTVIDELLVRYVEALVFQAVAENMASEQSARMVAMKSATDNAGSVIGELKLIYNKTRQAAITKELSEIVAGAAAV, from the coding sequence ATGGCAGCAGGCAAGGAAATACGCGGCAAGATCAAGTCGGTGGAAAACACCCGCAAGATCACCAAGGCCATGGAAATGGTGGCCGCCTCCAAGATGCGCAAGGCGCAGGAACGGATGCGCGCCGCCCGTCCTTACAGCGACAAGATTCGTAACATTGCAGCTCACCTGAGTCAGGCGAATCCCGAATACACCCATCCGTTCATGGAGTCCAATGACGCCAAGACCACCGGGTTTATCGTGGTGACGACCGACAAGGGCTTGTGCGGTGGTTTGAATACCAATGTGCTGCGTCTCTTGACGACCAAGCTTAAGGACATGCAGGCTGCCGGTGAAGATGCGCAGGCGGTCGCCATTGGCAACAAGGGTTTGGGATTCCTGAACCGCATTGGTGTCAAGGTCGCGGCGCATGCCACCCAGTTGGGTGACAAGCCACACCTGGACAAGCTGATCGGCCCCGTGAAGGTGTTGCTCGACGCGTACAGCGAAGGCAAGATCAAGGCGGTTTACCTCTGCTATACCCGCTTCATCAACACGATGAAGCAGGAATCCGTAGTGGAGCAACTGTTGCCCTTGACGGCGGACCGGATGCAGCCCGACAAGACCGAGCATAGCTGGGACTACATCTACGAGCCGGACGCGCAAACCGTGATTGACGAGCTGCTGGTTCGCTATGTCGAGGCACTGGTGTTCCAGGCGGTGGCCGAGAACATGGCTTCCGAGCAGTCCGCCCGCATGGTCGCCATGAAGTCCGCTACCGACAATGCCGGCAGCGTGATTGGCGAACTCAAGCTGATTTACAACAAAACGCGTCAAGCGGCGATCACGAAAGAACTTTCGGAAATCGTTGCTGGTGCCGCAGCGGTTTAA
- a CDS encoding ATP synthase subunit I, with product MADGPAGYPEGAKASARKSAAVATGSGSEEVTDEAQDEGFKPLTREEAKKIRELNPPASLWVVLAGQAGVGILVAVLAWVLTGQARMGWSAGYGALAVVIPAALFARGLSRQKSATHGNAALVGFFIWEMVKIALTVAMLFAAPRLVEGLNWLALLAGFVVTMKVYWVAMWLRPVRKKSINNF from the coding sequence ATGGCAGATGGACCGGCTGGGTACCCTGAAGGCGCTAAAGCTTCTGCCCGCAAAAGCGCTGCAGTGGCAACTGGCTCAGGCAGTGAAGAAGTGACAGATGAGGCGCAAGACGAAGGGTTCAAGCCCCTGACGCGCGAAGAAGCCAAAAAAATTCGGGAGTTAAATCCTCCCGCTTCTTTGTGGGTGGTGCTGGCGGGGCAGGCCGGAGTCGGCATTCTGGTGGCTGTACTGGCCTGGGTGTTGACGGGCCAGGCGCGAATGGGCTGGTCGGCGGGATATGGTGCGCTGGCGGTGGTCATTCCCGCGGCGCTGTTTGCCCGGGGTCTGTCGCGTCAAAAATCGGCAACGCATGGAAATGCGGCGCTGGTCGGGTTTTTTATCTGGGAAATGGTCAAGATTGCCTTGACGGTGGCGATGCTCTTCGCCGCGCCAAGGCTGGTTGAAGGGTTGAATTGGCTGGCTTTGCTGGCGGGTTTTGTGGTGACGATGAAGGTGTACTGGGTGGCCATGTGGCTTCGCCCGGTGCGCAAGAAGTCGATCAATAATTTTTGA
- a CDS encoding LemA family protein, with translation MASSLLRLSFIALLGLLLSGCGYNQFQSLDEQTKSAWSEVLNQYQRRADLVPNIVATVKGEAAFEQDTLTKVIEARAKATSIQVTPETLNDPAAFSKFQAAQGELGSALSRLMVVSERYPDLKANQAFRDLRVQLEGTENRITVARNRYIQTVQEYNVLARSFPNNLTAMIFGYKVKPNFAVANEAQISVPPVVDFNKK, from the coding sequence ATGGCATCGAGCTTATTACGCTTATCTTTCATCGCCCTGCTGGGTCTACTCCTTTCGGGCTGCGGCTACAACCAGTTCCAGAGCCTGGACGAGCAGACCAAATCGGCTTGGTCCGAGGTGCTGAACCAGTACCAGCGCCGCGCCGACCTGGTGCCCAATATCGTGGCCACGGTCAAGGGCGAAGCCGCTTTCGAGCAGGACACGCTGACGAAGGTGATTGAAGCGCGCGCCAAGGCCACCTCGATCCAGGTCACGCCCGAAACCCTGAACGACCCGGCGGCCTTCAGCAAATTCCAGGCCGCGCAGGGCGAACTGGGCAGCGCCCTGAGCCGCCTGATGGTGGTCAGCGAACGCTACCCGGACCTGAAGGCGAACCAGGCTTTCCGCGATTTGCGGGTGCAACTCGAAGGCACCGAAAACCGCATCACCGTGGCGCGCAACCGCTACATCCAGACGGTGCAGGAGTACAACGTGCTGGCGCGCAGCTTTCCAAACAACCTGACCGCAATGATTTTTGGCTACAAGGTCAAGCCCAACTTCGCGGTCGCCAACGAAGCGCAGATTTCCGTGCCGCCGGTGGTTGATTTCAACAAGAAATAA
- a CDS encoding F0F1 ATP synthase subunit B, translated as MNINSTLFLQAVVFAILVWFTMKFVWPPITKALDERAQKIADGLAAADKAKSELSSANKRVEAELATSRTETATRLADADRRGQGIIEDAKARAVEEANKIIAAAQAEAAQQSVKAREALREQVALLAVKGAEQILRKEVNAGVHADLLSRLKTEL; from the coding sequence GTGAACATTAACTCCACCCTGTTCCTGCAGGCTGTCGTTTTTGCGATCCTGGTCTGGTTCACGATGAAGTTCGTGTGGCCACCAATCACAAAAGCGCTGGACGAGCGGGCACAGAAAATCGCTGACGGCCTTGCTGCCGCCGACAAAGCCAAATCCGAACTCTCCAGCGCCAACAAGCGCGTGGAAGCAGAGTTGGCCACGTCGCGCACCGAGACCGCTACCCGTCTGGCAGATGCAGACCGCCGCGGCCAAGGCATCATTGAAGATGCCAAAGCCCGCGCGGTTGAAGAAGCCAACAAGATCATTGCTGCAGCCCAGGCTGAAGCGGCTCAACAATCGGTCAAGGCCCGCGAGGCGTTGCGCGAGCAGGTTGCCCTGCTGGCGGTCAAGGGCGCCGAGCAGATTCTCCGCAAGGAAGTCAATGCCGGGGTTCATGCCGATTTGCTGAGCCGCCTGAAGACCGAGCTGTAA
- a CDS encoding TPM domain-containing protein, which produces MNKLTLLLKHLWLDAADSRRAIPSDLAHRLAERVAASEQRHSGQIRICVEAALPASYLWRMDDKNTLGDLIRQRAVMMFSKLRVWDTEHNNGVLIYVLLAEHAIEIVADRGLMRHVDATHWQSVVAHMASAFREKRYEDGLTQALEEASTLLVAHFARTDASARHPNELPDTPLLQ; this is translated from the coding sequence ATGAACAAGCTCACACTCCTGCTCAAGCACCTGTGGCTGGACGCAGCCGACAGCCGGCGCGCCATTCCCTCCGACCTAGCGCATCGCCTGGCCGAGCGGGTCGCGGCCAGCGAGCAGCGCCACAGCGGGCAGATCCGCATCTGCGTCGAGGCTGCACTGCCTGCCAGTTATTTATGGCGGATGGACGATAAAAATACCCTGGGCGACCTGATCCGGCAGCGGGCCGTCATGATGTTCAGCAAGCTGCGCGTCTGGGACACCGAACACAACAACGGCGTGCTGATCTACGTGCTGCTGGCCGAACACGCGATTGAAATCGTCGCCGACCGGGGGCTGATGCGCCATGTGGACGCGACACATTGGCAGTCCGTGGTGGCGCACATGGCCAGCGCCTTTCGGGAAAAACGCTATGAAGACGGGCTGACGCAGGCGCTGGAAGAAGCCTCGACGCTGCTGGTGGCGCATTTTGCGCGGACGGATGCGTCAGCCAGGCACCCCAACGAACTGCCCGACACGCCGCTGCTGCAGTAA
- the atpA gene encoding F0F1 ATP synthase subunit alpha: MQLNPAEISELIKSRIEGLAASSDIRNQGTVVSVADGIVRIHGLSDVMQGEMLEFPATADGTPTYGLALNLERDSVGSVILGEYEHIAEGDTVKCTGRILEVPIGPELLGRVVNALGQPIDGKGPINAKLSDVIEKVAPGVIARKSVDQPLQTGLKSIDSMVPIGRGQRELIIGDRQTGKTAVAIDAIINQKGKGVSCVYVAIGQKASSIKNVVRSLEQAGAMDYTIVVAASASESAAMQYVSAYSGCTMGEYFRDRGEDALIVYDDLSKQAVAYRQVSLLLRRPPGREAYPGDVFYLHSRLLERAARVNEKYVEDFTKGAVKGKTGSLTALPIIETQAGDVSAFVPTNVISITDGQIFLETSLFNAGIRPAINAGISVSRVGGAAQTKLIKNLSGGIRTDLAQYRELAAFAQFASDLDEATRKQLDRGARVTELLKQSQYSPLSVSTMGATLFAVNKGFMDDVDVKKVLAFESGLHAWLKDKHAPLMAKLEANKAMDKDAEAELTTAVTAFKKSFA, from the coding sequence ATGCAACTCAATCCCGCAGAAATTTCTGAACTGATCAAGAGCCGTATCGAAGGCCTCGCCGCAAGCAGCGACATCCGTAACCAGGGCACCGTGGTGTCGGTGGCCGACGGTATTGTCCGCATCCACGGCCTGTCCGATGTGATGCAGGGCGAAATGCTTGAATTTCCCGCCACAGCCGATGGCACGCCAACCTATGGTCTGGCGCTGAATCTTGAGCGCGACTCGGTCGGCTCCGTGATTCTGGGCGAGTACGAACACATTGCCGAAGGCGACACCGTCAAATGCACGGGTCGTATTCTGGAAGTCCCGATTGGTCCTGAACTGCTTGGCCGCGTGGTCAATGCACTGGGTCAGCCCATCGACGGCAAAGGCCCGATCAACGCCAAGCTGAGCGACGTGATTGAAAAGGTCGCGCCAGGCGTGATTGCCCGTAAATCGGTTGACCAGCCACTGCAAACCGGCCTGAAGTCCATCGACTCGATGGTGCCTATCGGCCGTGGCCAGCGCGAACTGATCATTGGCGACCGCCAGACCGGCAAGACCGCGGTTGCGATTGACGCCATCATCAACCAAAAGGGCAAGGGCGTTTCATGCGTCTATGTCGCGATTGGCCAGAAGGCTTCCTCGATCAAGAACGTGGTGCGCTCGCTGGAACAAGCCGGTGCCATGGACTACACCATCGTGGTGGCAGCCTCGGCTTCCGAATCTGCCGCCATGCAATACGTCAGCGCCTACTCGGGCTGCACCATGGGCGAATACTTCCGCGACCGTGGCGAAGACGCGCTGATTGTGTATGACGACCTGTCCAAGCAAGCCGTCGCCTACCGTCAGGTATCGCTGCTGCTGCGCCGTCCGCCAGGCCGCGAAGCCTACCCTGGCGACGTGTTCTATCTCCACAGCCGTCTGCTGGAACGCGCAGCCCGCGTGAACGAGAAGTATGTTGAAGACTTCACCAAAGGCGCCGTGAAAGGCAAGACAGGTTCATTGACCGCACTGCCGATCATTGAAACGCAAGCCGGCGACGTGTCAGCTTTCGTGCCGACCAACGTGATCTCGATCACCGACGGCCAGATTTTCCTGGAAACCAGCCTGTTCAACGCCGGTATCCGTCCTGCGATCAACGCCGGTATCTCGGTGTCGCGCGTCGGTGGCGCCGCCCAGACCAAGCTGATCAAGAACCTGTCCGGCGGTATCCGTACCGACCTGGCCCAGTACCGGGAACTGGCTGCCTTTGCGCAGTTCGCATCCGACCTGGACGAAGCCACCCGCAAGCAGCTGGACCGTGGTGCCCGCGTCACGGAGTTGCTCAAGCAGTCGCAGTATTCGCCTTTGTCCGTCTCCACCATGGGTGCCACCTTGTTCGCAGTGAACAAGGGCTTCATGGATGATGTAGATGTCAAGAAGGTGCTGGCTTTCGAAAGCGGTCTGCACGCTTGGCTGAAGGACAAGCATGCGCCCTTGATGGCCAAGCTTGAAGCCAACAAAGCCATGGACAAGGATGCCGAGGCCGAGTTGACGACAGCGGTCACTGCGTTCAAGAAATCGTTTGCCTAA
- a CDS encoding F0F1 ATP synthase subunit epsilon, producing MNTIHVDVVSAEESIFSGEARFVALPGEAGELGIYPRHTPLITRIRPGAVRIEKADGTEEFVFVAGGLLEVQPNCVTVLSDTAIRGKDLDEAKATAAKALAEEALKNAKNDIDIAMAQSELAVMAAQIAALRKYRQKK from the coding sequence ATGAATACCATCCACGTCGATGTCGTCAGCGCAGAAGAGTCCATCTTCTCCGGCGAGGCCCGGTTTGTGGCTTTGCCAGGCGAAGCGGGCGAACTGGGTATTTACCCACGCCACACGCCGCTGATCACCCGCATCCGGCCGGGCGCCGTGCGTATTGAAAAAGCGGATGGCACGGAAGAGTTTGTGTTTGTTGCCGGCGGCCTGCTGGAAGTGCAGCCGAACTGCGTGACTGTCCTGAGCGATACTGCCATTCGCGGCAAGGATCTGGACGAAGCCAAGGCTACCGCCGCCAAGGCCCTGGCCGAAGAAGCCCTGAAAAACGCCAAGAACGATATCGATATCGCCATGGCGCAGTCCGAGTTGGCCGTCATGGCCGCCCAGATTGCAGCGCTGCGCAAATACCGCCAGAAAAAATAA